A single genomic interval of Cydia strobilella chromosome 3, ilCydStro3.1, whole genome shotgun sequence harbors:
- the LOC134756122 gene encoding vacuolar protein-sorting-associated protein 25 isoform X2, whose amino-acid sequence MSEISWPWQYNFPPFFTIQLHSETRTKQLEAWQHLIADYLKTTKQSTIDIREAQNSPLFNNQSINRKLSQESILVVLEYMGKMGQAAPLDKSKNVWEVYWHSLDEWGNIVYSWASSNGMNNSVCTLFELREGENTVDEEFHGLDMTILIKALKTLEAKGKCELMEFDDNQGVKFF is encoded by the exons ATGTCAGAGATATCTTGGCCTTGGCAGTACAACTTTCCTCCCTTTTTTAC GATTCAACTACACTCGGAGACCAGGACTAAACAACTTGAAGCATGGCAGCACCTCATAGCGGACTACCTCAAAACTACAAAACAATCCACCATAGATATAAGAGAAGCTCAGAACAGTCCATTATTTAACAATCAATCTATCAACCGAAAACTGTCACAGGAGTCCATTTTAGTTGTCCTAGAGTATATGGGGAAGATGGGGCAAGCGGCGCCGCTGGATAAGAGCAAGAATGTGTGGGAGGTGTACTGGCACTCGTTGGATGAGTGGGGCAATATAGTGTATAGCTGGGCTAGCAGTAATGGAATGAATAATTCTGTGTGTACTCTGTTTGAGCTGCGGGAGGGAGAGAATACAGTTGATGAAG AGTTCCACGGGCTGGACATGACGATCCTAATTAAAGCGCTGAAGACCCTCGAGGCCAAGGGCAAGTGCGAGCTGATGGAATTTGACGATAACCAGGGAGTCAAGTTCTTCTAA
- the LOC134756122 gene encoding inositol-pentakisphosphate 2-kinase isoform X1, which translates to MSILGKSWRYINEGNAHIVIAIQEENPCSTYVLRLIKEDEETGDINEIRKSLDFVNNIMNPLLSNGSDSQLEIIELPTEALPVLINDLRPFRPTERLFKSHISSYGIKTRNLTILNPNGVNYCIEIKPKEGFMAPCFRNYGKCYYCLKQFLKLQKNEISDISKYCPLDLFSGNKDRMKSALFHLSENPQNNFKIFKNGQIIFNTPNKDQFKEIIKKMHIFKSTNAFFSFIIETLLYENKHTQIDNHSDDVTFTKENISCNVTSDLNEETLLYKILRLQRLGEELTVSTKNLKYMSIDYVSSLLDQIDPERSLHCDVEQQKFLEKIEPLHKALISAVAKDCSVMIAFTPQLIVDYEYFIQVGENMIPFTASVTDLEPKLPRVLRKRKKTEKKLIKIYEECLKNGGDSTTLGDQD; encoded by the exons ATGTCGATTTTGGGGAAATCTTGGAGGTACATCAATGAGGGAAATGCTCACATAGTGATTGCAATTCAAGAAGAAAACCCATGTTCGACTTATGTGCTTCGTCTTATCAAAGAAGATGAAGAAACCGGCGATATAAATGAGATACGAAAGTCACTAGATTTTGTCAATAATATCATGAACCCTTTACTATCCAATGGATCTGATTCCCAACTTGAAATAATAGAACTACCTACAGAAGCATTACCCGTTCTAATCAATGATTTAAGACCATTTAGACCAACTGAAAGGTTGTTTAAATCACATATAAGTTCTTATGGTATTAAGACAAGGAACTTAACAATTTTGAATCCAAACGGTGTTAATTACTGTATAGAGATAAAGCCAAAGGAAGGATTTATGGCACCATGTTTTAGAAACTATGGAAAATGCTATTATTGCTTAAAACagtttttaaaactacaaaaaaatgaaatttctgACATCAGTAAATACTGTCCGCTTGATTTGTTTTCTGGGAACAAGGACAGAATGAAATCTGCCTTGTTCCATTTATCAGAAAACCCACAAAAcaacttcaaaatatttaaaaatggccaaataatttttaatacgccAAACAAAGaccaatttaaagaaatcataaagaaaatgcatatttttaaatcaaCCAATGCATTCTTCAGCTTTATAATAGAAACTTTACTTTATGAAAATAAACATACTCAAATAGACAACCACTCAGATGACGTCACttttaccaaagagaatataagtTGCAACGTTACTTCTGACCTAAATGAAGAAacattattgtataaaatactacgACTGCAGAGGCTAGGGGAGGAACTGACGGTatcaacaaaaaacttaaaatacatGTCTATAGACTATGTGTCATCATTATTAGACCAAATTGATCCAGAAAGAAGTCTTCATTGTGATGTTGAACAACAAAAATTCCTAGAAAAAATTGAACCTTTACATAAAGCTCTAATATCTGCCGTAGCTAAAGACTGCTCTGTAATGATAGCCTTTACACCTCAATTAATTGTAGACTATGAATACTTCATCCAAGTCGGTGAGAATATGATACCGTTCACGGCATCCGTGACTGACTTAGAACCAAAACTACCAAGGGTTTTGAGAAAAAGGAAAAAGACAGAAAAGAAACTGATAAAAATTTATGAAGAATGTTTGAAAAACGGAGGC GATTCAACTACACTCGGAGACCAGGACTAA
- the LOC134756123 gene encoding NEDD8-conjugating enzyme UBE2F-like, translating into MITLNRKLKKEHTEPTNGIKVDTNKRISVRDKLLVKEVQEMEENLPGTCSVQFEDPNVLSEFTLIVAPDEGIWQGGKFKFSVFVTEDYNMAPPKVKCLTRLWHPNINVDGDICLSLLRQTSIDEHGWAPTRRLKDVVWGLNSLFTDLLNFEDPLNIEAAEMYSKNKIEFQAKVQDYISGAKGKR; encoded by the exons ATGATTACGCttaatagaaaattaaaaaaggaaCATACGGAGCCCACGAACGGTATTAAAGTGGATACGAACAAAAGGATATCTGTTAGGGACAAATTGCTAGTGAAAGAGGTTCAGGAGATGGAGGAGAACCTCCCAGGGACGTGTTCTGTGCAGTTTGAGGACCCAAACGTGCTCAGCGAGTTCACTTTGATAGTGGCCCCTGATGAAGGTATTTGGCAAGGGGGCAAGTTTAAATTCAGTGTTTTTGTCACTGAAGACTATAATATGGCA cctCCGAAAGTAAAATGTCTAACTCGATTATGGCACCCAAACATTAACGTGGACGGAGATATCTGCTTGTCCCTGCTGCGGCAGACATCAATTGACGAGCACGGCTGGGCACCCACTCGGAGACTCAAGGATGTGGTGTGGGGCCTCAACTCGTTATTTACT gaTCTCCTAAACTTTGAAGACCCTCTTAACATCGAAGCGGCCGAGATGTATAGCAAGAACAAAATCGAGTTCCAAGCAAAAGTCCAGGATTACATATCAGGAGCTAAAGGCAAGAGATGA